The uncultured Celeribacter sp. genome includes the window CGACGGCGGCAAATTCAGGACTGCGGAAATTGGCAGCGAAACCCGCGAGCACTGGCGCCAGAAGCACAAGCATCGCCAGCCCCACCATGCCGCCGATGGTCGAGGCGACGAGCGCGTAATTGAGCGCATGCCCCGCCTTACCTTTTTGCGCCATAGGATACCCGTCGACTTGCGTAAATATCGAGGCGGGCGTGCCGGGGAGTTTCATCAAAATCGCGGAGATCGAGCCGCCATAGACGCTCGACATGAAAACCGCGATCAGGAACAGGATAGCGACGCCAGGTTCCATCGTAAAAGTCACAGGCATCAGGATCGCCAGCGCCATGGTCGAGGAAATCCCAGGAATTGCGCCGAGCACGAGCCCAAGCACCGTACCTATAGCCACAAGGCCCAACATCATCGGGTTGGAAATGAATCCGATGAGAACATCGGCAAAAGAAGAAAGTAGCATGAGCGGCCCCGATCAGGCAGGAAGTGGAAGAGTTAGAAGGCGCAGGAAGATCAGATTGACGAACAAAGCAGCGCCCGCACCAAACAGCAGCGCCTCGATCACGTGGCGTAGCGCATGGCCGCGCACGACCGTCAGTAGACCGTAAATCCAAACCATCGAAAACAGGGCGACAGCGAAGGTCGTCCCTAACGTGCGCATCGCGGTCGGCATCAAGAGAAGCGAAGCGACAAAGGCAATCGACAAGGCCCAGGCCCGCGCAATTTCGACTAGGCGATAGGTCGGCGTAAAGGTCGCACCGTGCTCACGAAAGCCCCAAAGCCCCAAAACGAACAACAGCCCGCCCGCAATCACGAGCACCCAAAGGCACAGGCCGATCAAAAAGAACGGTCCCGGATCTCCCGGCATCGACATGCCCGAATACATGTTCCAACTTTGCTGCAACATGAGCCAGCCGATCACGGCAAGCAGCAGAAAAAACAGACCGACGGCGAGGGTCTTGCGAGCGGATCCATCAATAGGCGGGGTCATATCGGGCTCCTTGGGGTTCACCTGGGAGAGCTCGGGACGGACAGGCCGCCCCAAGCAGATATCAGTGAAAATCTCAGTCGCGCTTCAGCTCGGGCGCAACCAGCCCAGCCTTGTCCAGAAGCGGATAAACAAGCGCTTCCTGCTTTGCGAGTTCAGCTGCGGTATCGTCCGCCCCGAGCGGCCGCAGCACCATGCCGTTTTTGTCTGCAGCAGCCTTGAAACTGTCACTGTTTACGGCTGCCAGAAGGCCTTCTTCCAGTTTGCTCCGCACATCTGCCGGGACGCCTTTCGGTGCGACCATCATGACGAAATCGTTCACCACAATGTCATAGCCTTGCTCTTTGAAGGTCGGCACATCCGGGAGCTTCGGGTGACGGCTCTCAGAAGCCACGCCCAGCACATTCACGGTGCCCGCAAGTGCGTGCTCCAGAACTGGCGGAATCGGCAATGTCGCGGTCTGGACCTCTTCGGTCAAAAGTGCTGTGACGGTTGGCGCGTGCCCCGGATAAGGCAGCTTCATCATCTCAACGCCCAGCGCCGCAGGAATAACCTCCGCAAAGATAAAGGAGTTGCCGCCCTGCGGGTCATTGCCATTCATCAAGGCCATGGGATCCTTCTTCATCGCCTCGACATAGCCCTCAAGCGTGTCGATACCGGTGGAGGCGGAAATCTCAAGAGCGCCAGGTTCGTCGCTAATGTAAACCAGCGGGTCGAGACCGTCGAGTTGGGGCGCGTTGGTGTTCATATAGGATTGCGACACGGCGTGCAGACCCATCACACCTATGGTGTAGCCGTCGGGCTTCGCGTCAACGATGTGGCGCATGCCGGTGGAGCCGCCCGCGCCGGTGACGTTGTCGACCACAACGGCGGTGTCCATGATGGTCGAAAGCTCGTGACCGATCAGACGCGCCACGAGGTCATGACCTCCGCCGGCGGGCCAGACCACGGTGATATGGATCGGCTCGCTCGGGTAGGCATCTTCGGCCATGGCAGAGCCGAAAGGCAGAGCGGTCGCAGCAGTCAGACAAAAGGCGGATGTAAGGAGATGGCGTCGTTTCATGGGATCCCTGTTGTTTTCTAAAGTGTAGCAGTCGCGAGCAGGCAAAGCCTACCCGGGCGCAGCCCGCATCATGCGGATCGCTGCGTTGGCTTCAGTTTGTTTTGGCCATTGAAGGCAGTGCGATTATCTTCCGGAGTTCTCAGCCCTTTGCGGGTCTTTTGCTCCATTGCAGGCTTAGAAAAACGCAGATGACATTGTTTGTATAGAAACAAATTATTCCACTGAATAATTTCTCCTTCCCTTTTCCGTTACTCCGTGTTTTTGCCCATTTATTGAGCATGTAAATTGAATTACAGGCACATGTCATTACAAATCGAGCGTGACATCCCCCTCAGGAACGGAGCAGCAGAGAAAGATTTCCCCCTCCTCCGGCGAATCAATGAGATCTTCCGTATACGCAACATCTCCACTGAGCTTGCGACAGGCGCATGTGCCACATATACCTGCCCTGCATTCGAATTCAGGCGTCAAACCTTGTGCTTCGGCCAGCTCCAAAAGACTTTCACTCGTACCATCCCAAGCCACATCAAGGCCGGATTTTGCAAAATGCACGACCGGACCAGAGACCAGCGTCCCCGCCCCGTCAGCCCCCTCAACAGGTGCGGTCGAAACGGACGCCTCATTTTTCACCAAAGGCGCAGCACCACCGAAAGTCTCCTGATGAATTTCCGCATCCGGCACTCCGAGAGACACCAAAGCCGCCCGCATCGCGGACATGAAGCCCTCCGGCCCACAGAGATAGACATGATAGGCGTCGAGGGGCAAAAGGTCGCGCAAAACCTCACGAGACAAAAGCCCGACTCCCTGACACCGCCCGTCGGCGACATCCGCCTCCACCCCTTCAGCATAAGCAGCATAGGTCTGCACATTGGGCGCGCGCGCCGCGATCTCCGCGACCTCATCAGCAAAGCTGTGCTCCGAGGCCGAAAGGCAAGCATGGACGAAATAGACGGGCCGCTCAGGCTGGCGCGCCAGCACGGAGAGCATCGACAGCGCCGGCGTGATCCCGATCCCGCCTGTAAGAAGCAATACAGGCCGCGCATCATCGGCCAGAACAAACTTGCCGCGCGGACGCTCCGCCGAGAGGCGCGCACCAACCTGCGCCGCATGTAAGAACCGCGAGCCGCCCTTGCCATTGGGTTCAATCTTGACACTGATCCGATAGCCGTTGTGATCGGCGGGATCGGACGAGATTGTATAGGTCGCAAGCTTACGCTCAGGCAGATCAAGCCGCAGCGGCAAGTGCTGGCCTGCCACGAAAGGCTGGAACACGCCCTCCACGACATTGAGCCTCAAAGAGATCACGTTCTGACTTTCCTGAACCCGCTCTGCCACTTCAAGCACCATCGGAGCATTAGCCATGTGCGCCCCCCTGCGGCAGACCAAGCGCCGTCATTTCATCACGCAGGAACCGCGCAATCGCAGCATTCTGACCAATGAGGGAGAATTTCGCTCCATCGCCATAGTCGGTGAGGTTGATCATCTCGGTGGTGATCACCGCAAGACGGCTTTCCGGCGTTTCAGCATGATGCTTCAACACCTTGCGCGCCACGTGCTTGCAGGGCTCAAGCCGCCATGCCTCCCAAGGCGAATGCCATTCACCAAGGGCCGGACGCGTAAAGGGATAGAGGATCGCGCGGCCATACTGGCCTTCGCGCGCCCTTTGATGAGGATCGTCGGGCACGCCCGCCGCGCCATTGGAACTGTCATGTTTGGACCAGAGGTTGCGCGGACCGGATGGGGTCACGGAGCGCAATTGGAACCAACGTACCAACCCGGCATCGAGCCACTGATCTACCAGATTGCCCGCCTCATACGGGTCAAGCACAACCCGCCCTGCGGCCACATCTTCGCGAATTCCGGAGACGTCCAGCTCCGCGTCATCGCCCATCTTGAAAAGCATATGTGAGTAATCAAGCGTCAGATTGAACGGGACGCCCATCTTGTCAGCAGCTTCGGCCACGATGGCGACGCGGCGCGGGTCTTCGCTCCACATGTTCACATGCAACTCGAAACAGGGTTCGATGCCGATCTCTTGCCCCAGCTCCCAAGCGTCAACCCAGGCACGAATGACCTCTTCATCCGTGACCCAGCGCTTTTCACCGTGCCAGTTGTAGATCATCATATTGTGGAATTTAGCTCCCACCTTCACTGCGCGCTCCATATTGCGACGCAGCGCAGACAGATAGCCCTCTCCCAGCGCATAAACACCACTGGCGGTGGTCACAGGGAGAGTGTTGGCAGCACTGAGTTCGAGAAATGTCTCGACCTCACCCTCCATCGGGAGACGGTCAAAGAAATCGAACACACCGGCGCTTGCGACCATAGCAAACTGGTCAGAGAGCGGCGGCTCGGAGAATGAAACAGGGCATTCGGGCGAGGAGGCTTGAGCTCCTCGACCGTTACAGCCAATCAAGAGAGGCGTCATAGTCTTCTTTCGGAATTTAGGTGCCGGGGAACAGGCCCCCGGCAGATCGCTCAGTCGTGATAAACGAAGGAAGGGTTTGGCTCGGCCGACGCATCAACCGTGCGCTCACGCTCCAGCATCTCATTGATGCGTTTGCGGTAGACCATCGGCCCGCGGTCAATGGCGATACGGATCGGACGGCGCTTAAGCGGCGCCTGCTCTTCGGCATGCACAGCTTCAAGAATTCCTTTGTCCTCCGAGAAGGCGACGCGGAACATCGCATCGATCTTTTGCGAAGCCTCTTCGGTTTCAACAGCTGTATTGCGCAGGTGCATCCAGCGGTCGATGGTATAATCCTCCGTCACTGGCGTCATGAAATGCAGCGCGAAGATGCGGTTGCCATCATCGAGATTGTCTTCGGTGATCCCGGCAGCCACATCGGCGGAGCCGAAATCGATCACAGCAATCGAGGGCTGATAGAGATGGTAATAGTGCCAACGGTCGACATTACCTTTGAAATCCCCGAAGGCCTTGAAAAAGCCAATCGGCTCGGCATCGCGAATC containing:
- a CDS encoding tripartite tricarboxylate transporter TctB family protein — translated: MTPPIDGSARKTLAVGLFFLLLAVIGWLMLQQSWNMYSGMSMPGDPGPFFLIGLCLWVLVIAGGLLFVLGLWGFREHGATFTPTYRLVEIARAWALSIAFVASLLLMPTAMRTLGTTFAVALFSMVWIYGLLTVVRGHALRHVIEALLFGAGAALFVNLIFLRLLTLPLPA
- a CDS encoding 2Fe-2S iron-sulfur cluster-binding protein, with protein sequence MANAPMVLEVAERVQESQNVISLRLNVVEGVFQPFVAGQHLPLRLDLPERKLATYTISSDPADHNGYRISVKIEPNGKGGSRFLHAAQVGARLSAERPRGKFVLADDARPVLLLTGGIGITPALSMLSVLARQPERPVYFVHACLSASEHSFADEVAEIAARAPNVQTYAAYAEGVEADVADGRCQGVGLLSREVLRDLLPLDAYHVYLCGPEGFMSAMRAALVSLGVPDAEIHQETFGGAAPLVKNEASVSTAPVEGADGAGTLVSGPVVHFAKSGLDVAWDGTSESLLELAEAQGLTPEFECRAGICGTCACRKLSGDVAYTEDLIDSPEEGEIFLCCSVPEGDVTLDL
- a CDS encoding tripartite tricarboxylate transporter substrate binding protein produces the protein MKRRHLLTSAFCLTAATALPFGSAMAEDAYPSEPIHITVVWPAGGGHDLVARLIGHELSTIMDTAVVVDNVTGAGGSTGMRHIVDAKPDGYTIGVMGLHAVSQSYMNTNAPQLDGLDPLVYISDEPGALEISASTGIDTLEGYVEAMKKDPMALMNGNDPQGGNSFIFAEVIPAALGVEMMKLPYPGHAPTVTALLTEEVQTATLPIPPVLEHALAGTVNVLGVASESRHPKLPDVPTFKEQGYDIVVNDFVMMVAPKGVPADVRSKLEEGLLAAVNSDSFKAAADKNGMVLRPLGADDTAAELAKQEALVYPLLDKAGLVAPELKRD
- a CDS encoding xylose isomerase codes for the protein MVASAGVFDFFDRLPMEGEVETFLELSAANTLPVTTASGVYALGEGYLSALRRNMERAVKVGAKFHNMMIYNWHGEKRWVTDEEVIRAWVDAWELGQEIGIEPCFELHVNMWSEDPRRVAIVAEAADKMGVPFNLTLDYSHMLFKMGDDAELDVSGIREDVAAGRVVLDPYEAGNLVDQWLDAGLVRWFQLRSVTPSGPRNLWSKHDSSNGAAGVPDDPHQRAREGQYGRAILYPFTRPALGEWHSPWEAWRLEPCKHVARKVLKHHAETPESRLAVITTEMINLTDYGDGAKFSLIGQNAAIARFLRDEMTALGLPQGGAHG